The genomic window CGCCACCGGCAAGGTGTAGTGCTCCTGGTCGGTCAGCACGATCAAGGGCCACATGAAATCGTTCCATGCGCCCATGAAGGTGAAGATCGCCAAGGTCACCAGCACCGGCTTGAGCATCGGCAGCACGATCTGGAAGAAGATGCGCGCCTCGCTGGCGCCGTCGATACGCGCCGCTTCCAGCAGTTCATCCGGAATCGAGCGCGCGTACTGGCGCACCAGGAAGATGCCGAACACGCTGGCCAAGGCGGGGATCACCACGCCGCCGAAGGTGTTCACCAGCCCCATCTGTTTCATCAACAGGAACAACGGCAGCATCGCCACCTGCGCCGGGATCACCAGCGCCGCCAGCAGCATCTGGAACAGGCGCTCACGGCCGGCAAAACGCAGCTTGGCAAAGGCATAGCCGGCCAGCGTATTGAACAGCAACGAGCCCAAGGTGATCGCAACCGATACCAGCAGGCTGTTGACGAAGTTGTTGCCCATGCCGGTACGCGCGAACAAGGCCTGGTAGTTGGCCAGCGTGGTATGCGCCGGCAACAGCGGCGGCGGAAACTGCGACGCCTGCCCACTGGGCATGAACGACACCGACAGCATCCATGCCAACGGTGCTAGGCTGATCAGCGCCAGCAGCAACAGCCCGCCGTTCACCCACCACGCATGCCAACGCGATTGGCCGATTTCCCGGCTGCCCGCAACGCCACTCATACCAGCTCCCTGCGTTTGCCGAAGCGCAACATCAACGTGGTCACCGCCAGGATGATCAGGAACAGCAGGAAGGCCACGGCCGAGGCACGCCCCAGGTTCCACCACTTGAAGCCTTCCTCGAACATGAAATACAGCACGCTCACCGTGCTCTGCAGCGGATCGCCACGGGTCATCACATAGGGCTCGGCGAACAGCTGGAAATAACCGGACACGGTAATCACGCCGACCACCAGCAGCACCGGCCCCAGCATCGGCAAGGTGATATGCAGGAACTGCTGCCAACGCGAGGCGCCGTCAATACGTGCCGCCTCGTAAAGGTCTTTGGGAATGGCCTGCAGCCCGGCCAGGAAGATCACCATGTTGTAGCCGAAGTTCTTCCACACCGCGAAACCAATGATGGTTGGCATCGCCCAGTTCGTATCACCCAGCCAATCAATGGGATTGATGCCGATCTGGCCCAGCCCCCAGTTCACCATGCCGTAGCGGGTATGGAACAGATAGCGCCAGATCACCGCCACCGCCACCAGCGTGGTCACCACCGGCGCAAACAGCGCGGTGCGGAACAGCGCCTTGAAGCGCGCCGCCGGGGCGTTGAGCAACAATGCAGCACCCAGCGAAACCGCGATCGACAAGGGCACACCAGCCACCACGAAGTAGGCGGTATTGCCGAGCGATTTCCAGAACATCGGCGTCTGCAGCAGGTCGATGTAATTGCCCAGGCCGTTGAAACGCAGGTTGTGCGGGTCGGCCAGCGCGTAGAGATCGAAGTCGGTCAGGCTCAAGGCCAGCGCCGACAAAACCGGCAGGCCAAAGAACACGCCAATCACGATCAGCGCCGGCGCGGCGAAGACCCAGCCAGCCAGTGAGCCGCGCTTCATGGCGCCGCCTTCGCAGCTGCGTCAGCCTGCTGTTCGACGATCCAACGGCGCTTGGCGAGGATGTCATCCACCTGCTGGTCCAACTGCTCGACCGCCTTGTCCTGCGGCAAGCCGCCGCGTACCACCTGCTCGGTCACCACCCGCATCTGCTGGGCAATACGTTCCCATTCCAGCACCTTGGGCGTGGGTTTGACGCGCTCAAGCTGGTCGGCGAAGGCGGCGGTCAGGGGATCATTCTGCAATTCCGGCGAGCGCCACGCGCTGCGACGCGGCGGCAGGTCACCAATGATGGTGTAGAAGCGCTGCTGGATCTCGGGCCGCGACAGGAACTCGATCAGCTTCCAGGCCGCTTCCTTCTTCTGCGAGGAACGGAACACCACCAGGCTGGTGCCGCCGGCAATGCCTGCGCCGGGACCATCGGGACCGGGCAGCGGGGTCGTGCCCCACTCGC from Stenotrophomonas nitritireducens includes these protein-coding regions:
- a CDS encoding carbohydrate ABC transporter permease — encoded protein: MSGVAGSREIGQSRWHAWWVNGGLLLLALISLAPLAWMLSVSFMPSGQASQFPPPLLPAHTTLANYQALFARTGMGNNFVNSLLVSVAITLGSLLFNTLAGYAFAKLRFAGRERLFQMLLAALVIPAQVAMLPLFLLMKQMGLVNTFGGVVIPALASVFGIFLVRQYARSIPDELLEAARIDGASEARIFFQIVLPMLKPVLVTLAIFTFMGAWNDFMWPLIVLTDQEHYTLPVALASLSREHIMDVEMMMAGAVVTVLPVLLLFLVLQRYYIQGLLLGSVKG
- a CDS encoding carbohydrate ABC transporter permease, giving the protein MKRGSLAGWVFAAPALIVIGVFFGLPVLSALALSLTDFDLYALADPHNLRFNGLGNYIDLLQTPMFWKSLGNTAYFVVAGVPLSIAVSLGAALLLNAPAARFKALFRTALFAPVVTTLVAVAVIWRYLFHTRYGMVNWGLGQIGINPIDWLGDTNWAMPTIIGFAVWKNFGYNMVIFLAGLQAIPKDLYEAARIDGASRWQQFLHITLPMLGPVLLVVGVITVSGYFQLFAEPYVMTRGDPLQSTVSVLYFMFEEGFKWWNLGRASAVAFLLFLIILAVTTLMLRFGKRRELV